From the Sphingobacteruim zhuxiongii genome, the window AAGCTATTATAAATGGATTACTTCACCGTAAGCATCTGCTACGGCTTCCATAATGGCTTCACTCATTGTTGGGTGTGGATGAACTGCTTTTAGTACTTCATGACCAGTAGTTTCTAGTTTACGAGCAACTACAACCTCTGCAATCATTTCAGTTACATTTGCACCAATTAAGTGTGCACCTAAGAATTCACCATATTTTGCATCGAAGATTACTTTTACGAAACCATCTTTAGCTCCTGCTGCAGATGCTTTACCTGATGCAGAGAATGGGAATTTACCAATCTTCACTTCGTATCCAGCTTCTTTAGCAGCTTTCTCTGTAAAGCCTACTGAAGCAATTTCTGGGGAACAGTAAGTACAGCCTGGGATATTATTATAGTCGATTGGATCTACATGTAATCCTTTGATTTTTTCAACACAAGTAATACCTTCTGCCGATGCAACGTGAGCTAAGGCTTGACCTTTAACGATATCACCAATAGCATAAACACCTTCGATATTAGTTTTGTAGAAATCGTCTACTAAAACACGGCCTTTATCGGTCTTAACACCAACTTCTTCTAGACCTAGGTTTTCAATATTAGGAGAAATACCTACTGCTGATAAAACAACTTCAGCTTCGATTACTTCTTCACCTTTTGCAGTCTTAATATGTACTTTTGAAAGCTCACCTTTAGTATCCACCGAAGTTACTTCCGATTTTGTTAAGATGTCAATTCCTGCTTTTTTCAACGATTTCTCTAATTGTTTAGAGATTTCTTCATCCTCAACTGGAACGATACGATCCATAAATTCGACAATCGTTACTTTCGTTCCTATTGCATTGTAGAAATATGCAAATTCAACTCCAATTGCACCAGAACCAACAACAACGATTGATTTAGGTTGTTTAGGAAGGTTCATTGCTTGACGGTAACCAATTATT encodes:
- the lpdA gene encoding dihydrolipoyl dehydrogenase, which translates into the protein MNYDIIVIGSGPGGYVAAIRASQLGFKTAIIEREALGGICLNWGCIPTKALLKSAQVFEYLNHAEEYGIKVNGGEADFGAIVKRSRGVADGMSKGIQFLMKKNKIDVIMGTAKIKKDSKIEVKAADGSTKEYTAKHTILATGARSRELPNLPQDGTKIIGYRQAMNLPKQPKSIVVVGSGAIGVEFAYFYNAIGTKVTIVEFMDRIVPVEDEEISKQLEKSLKKAGIDILTKSEVTSVDTKGELSKVHIKTAKGEEVIEAEVVLSAVGISPNIENLGLEEVGVKTDKGRVLVDDFYKTNIEGVYAIGDIVKGQALAHVASAEGITCVEKIKGLHVDPIDYNNIPGCTYCSPEIASVGFTEKAAKEAGYEVKIGKFPFSASGKASAAGAKDGFVKVIFDAKYGEFLGAHLIGANVTEMIAEVVVARKLETTGHEVLKAVHPHPTMSEAIMEAVADAYGEVIHL